Proteins from a genomic interval of Fluviispira vulneris:
- a CDS encoding membrane protease subunit codes for MKKNIIIILSSFLISSCTFFPPYKVWQQEKEGEAELARATANRKIRVLEAEAKKDAAVSEAQSEIERAKGVAKANEIIGNSLKNNESYLRYLWISNLNGNNKEVIYIPTEANLPILEAGKR; via the coding sequence ATGAAAAAAAATATTATTATTATACTAAGCTCTTTTTTAATAAGTAGTTGCACCTTTTTTCCTCCTTACAAAGTTTGGCAGCAAGAAAAGGAGGGAGAAGCTGAACTGGCACGAGCAACAGCAAATAGGAAAATTCGAGTACTTGAAGCAGAAGCAAAAAAAGATGCTGCGGTTTCCGAAGCTCAATCAGAAATTGAGAGAGCTAAAGGCGTTGCAAAAGCCAACGAAATTATAGGGAACTCTCTAAAAAATAATGAGAGTTACTTACGTTATCTTTGGATATCTAACTTAAATGGCAACAATAAAGAAGTTATTTATATACCGACTGAGGCAAATCTACCCATACTCGAAGCGGGCAAACGGTAA
- a CDS encoding deoxynucleotide monophosphate kinase family protein, with translation MRVALAGKLGAGKNTVFEILKEIHGELREEKFAAPLYVAVSEVQQLFGETPHKDGRLLQLLGEHYRAKCGSDFFAKWLVARVKNSDNFCITDLRFPDEFEHAKRKNIKIIKIVRDENLRAHYSAGRDLNHSTEVALDNYDDLSFDAVINNNGGLDELKKIVGDVYIQLFDSGGN, from the coding sequence ATGAGAGTTGCTTTAGCTGGAAAGTTAGGTGCAGGAAAAAATACAGTTTTTGAAATTTTGAAAGAAATCCACGGTGAGCTGCGGGAAGAAAAATTCGCAGCGCCGCTTTACGTCGCAGTTTCTGAAGTGCAGCAACTCTTTGGAGAGACGCCGCATAAAGACGGCCGATTGTTGCAATTGCTTGGCGAGCACTACAGAGCAAAATGCGGCAGTGATTTTTTCGCCAAATGGCTGGTTGCGAGAGTGAAAAATAGCGATAATTTCTGCATCACAGATTTACGCTTTCCGGATGAGTTTGAGCATGCGAAACGGAAAAATATTAAAATTATAAAAATTGTTCGCGATGAAAATTTGCGAGCACATTATAGCGCTGGCCGCGATTTAAATCACAGTACGGAGGTCGCGCTTGACAATTATGATGATTTAAGTTTCGATGCTGTTATTAATAATAACGGAGGCTTGGATGAACTTAAAAAAATTGTCGGCGATGTTTATATACAGTTGTTTGATAGCGGCGGTAATTAG